In Rhodanobacter humi, the following are encoded in one genomic region:
- a CDS encoding glycosyltransferase family 2 protein, which translates to MQREPLSVVVITLNNAATLDACLSGVDWADEIVVLDSGSTDDTLAIARLHGARLAMHPFDEFGPQKQRAIDMASHDWILNLDADEVLSPASRAVIERALVNPRCAGFRLPRRERMFWTVQHPWSWRNAHLRLYDRRRGHMNDVEVHSAMEVDGPVKTLWRADFINDSDPDIASRIERINRYSSALVAHKLRRRQRFTGLRMVLYPPVFFLRQYLFKRYFLNGWAGFIASVVGANYVFLKYAKLHEARRRH; encoded by the coding sequence ATGCAGCGTGAACCGCTGTCGGTGGTGGTGATCACCTTGAACAACGCGGCCACGCTGGACGCTTGCCTGTCCGGCGTGGACTGGGCCGACGAGATCGTGGTGCTGGACTCGGGCTCCACCGACGACACGCTGGCGATCGCGCGGCTTCACGGCGCGCGCCTGGCCATGCATCCGTTCGACGAGTTCGGCCCGCAGAAGCAGCGCGCCATCGACATGGCCAGCCACGACTGGATCCTCAACCTCGATGCCGACGAGGTGCTGTCGCCGGCCAGCCGCGCGGTGATCGAACGCGCGCTGGTCAATCCGCGCTGCGCGGGCTTCCGCCTGCCGCGCCGCGAACGCATGTTCTGGACCGTGCAGCACCCGTGGAGCTGGCGCAACGCCCACCTCCGCCTGTACGACCGCCGCCGCGGCCACATGAACGACGTGGAAGTGCACTCGGCGATGGAGGTGGACGGTCCGGTGAAGACGTTGTGGCGCGCCGACTTCATCAACGACAGCGACCCCGACATCGCCAGCCGCATCGAGCGCATCAACCGCTACTCAAGCGCGCTGGTGGCGCACAAGCTGCGCCGCCGCCAGCGTTTCACCGGGCTGCGCATGGTGCTCTACCCGCCGGTGTTCTTCCTGCGCCAGTACCTGTTCAAGCGCTATTTCCTCAACGGCTGGGCGGGTTTCATCGCCAGCGTGGTGGGTGCGAACTACGTGTTCCTGAAGTACGCCAAGCTGCACGAAGCAAGACGGCGCCATTGA